The Triticum aestivum cultivar Chinese Spring chromosome 7B, IWGSC CS RefSeq v2.1, whole genome shotgun sequence genome window below encodes:
- the LOC123161110 gene encoding histone H3.2, which yields MARTKQTARKSTGGKAPRKQLATKAARKSAPATGGVKKPHRFRPGTVALREIRKYQKSTELLIRKLPFQRLVREIAQDFKTDLRFQSSAVSALQEAAEAYLVGLFEDTNLCAIHAKRVTIMPKDIQLARRIRGERA from the coding sequence ATGGCCCGCACCAAGCAGACGGCCCGCAAGTCCACCGGCGGCAAGGCGCCCAGGAAGCAGCTGGCGACCAAGGCGGCGCGCAAGTCCGCCCCGGCCACCGGCGGCGTCAAGAAGCCGCACCGCTTCCGCCCGGGAACCGTCGCGCTCCGGGAGATCCGCAAGTACCAGAAGAGCACGGAGCTGCTCATCCGCAAGCTCCCCTTCCAGCGCCTCGTCCGGGAGATCGCCCAGGACTTCAAGACCGACCTCCGCTTCCAGTCGTCCGCCGTGTCCGCGCTCCAGGAGGCCGCCGAGGCGTACCTCGTCGGGCTGTTCGAGGACACCAACCTGTGCGCCATCCACGCCAAGCGCGTCACcatcatgcccaaggacatccaGCTCGCACGCCGCATCCGCGGGGAGCGCGCCTAG